The window ATTCGCTGCGTAGTGTGTCTGCCTCCAGCCGGCCGATGTTGCGCCGTGCCTACCGGCGGCGGCAACGCGCAAGACGCTTACGTGCCCGGAACGCCGCACTAACCGGGCACGCCGACACTGCGCCGATCGCCGCGGTCCTGCTGCTCAGCACCAATGGGGCAGCTTATACGCGGCACCGACCCTTCGTGCTGTTGCGCAGTGCGGGCGAACCCTCATCGGGATGGTGCAAAACGGCTGACCGACAGGCGAGATCTGATCCGTTCGAACTCAGGGGGCGGTTTCCCGCCGGCCGCGCTGTGGGCCCGGGACACCCAACTGGCCAGCGTGGTCTCGTTGATCCCGAGGCCCCTCGCCACCTGCGTAATCGGCTCGCCGGTCTCGGTCACGATCCGAATAGCTCCCGCACGGAACTCCGCGTTAAACTTCCGTCTCTTGCCCGCCATGACTCCCAACTTCCCCTGCAGTCACGGTCTCTACG of the Streptomyces sp. NBC_00287 genome contains:
- a CDS encoding transposase; the protein is MAGKRRKFNAEFRAGAIRIVTETGEPITQVARGLGINETTLASWVSRAHSAAGGKPPPEFERIRSRLSVSRFAPSR